The genome window AGACCATCAAGATAATATTGGGGTAGCATGTATAGAGTTTGCTGTTTTTTGTGCTATAGGCTATTTACTTATTAGCATGTTTTCTCTTTAGACCTTTTTACTAAAATACAGCCATTAAAAGTCTGCATTTAAGTAATAATGGTAATTACTTAAATGCAACAAGGTCCTAGCTCTATGCCACTTGAAATAACGAATTACTTGTTAATTGACATAGACAACGAATTTAGCCGAGCATTTGCCGAATACTATGTAAATAATAATGGCATAACAAAAGCGAGTACGCTTATTGCTGCAGGCAGCAATACCCGCCAGTTAGTAAAAATGATGTTTGACGAACTTATTAAAGACTATAGTTATTGCGACCTTGAAAACGAAATAAGCGTTTCTGAATTAATTAACTATCTAAAAGAGCATCACGATTTACACGGAGTTCTTTTTAATAGTACCGATTACTTACTCGCAAGCGATAAACAACGCTTTATTTATAACTCGTTACATGAAAAGCGCTTTTTAATAAGCCTTGATGATACAGGCTATACACTAAGCCTAGTTACTGACGAGACGTTAACGGAACCTTCGCAAAATCACCACGATATAGCGCACACACCACAAGATTTAATAGACCTTGCAGAGCAACTTAATAAAAATAAATAATTGCGCACAGCTCCCAGCTTACTTACCATAGCAGTATATATTTTTACGCTAAGTAATAAGTGACGCCCTATGCGAGTTCCTCATATTTATCAAACATCGAGTATTGCCCTAAACACCCCTGTAACTTTAGATGACGATGCTGCAGGGCATATTGGCAGAGTGCTGCGCATGAAAGTAGGCGAGCATGTATCTATTTTTAATGGCGAAGGCGGCGAATACCTTAGTGAAATAATTGAGGTAACAAAAAAAACAGTCGTCGTAATGCCGTTAGAGCTTAATCCTCATGATGTAGAATCCCCGCTTAAAATTCATTTAGGCCAGTGTGTATCCCGTGGTGATAAAATGGATTTTACAATTCAAAAGTCAGTTGAACTGGGCATTACCGAAATCACCCCTATTTTTAGTCAGCGCTGTGGCGTGAAACTAATGGGCGATCGTCTTGAGAAAAAACACCAACAATGGCAAAAAATTGCAATAGCAGCGGCAGAGCAATCTGGGCGTAATTTTGTGCCAATTATTCATCCCCCCGTAGATTTAAAACAATGGCTTGCACAACAAACCAATGCAATTAAGCTCACTCTTCACCCTCGTGCTGAGCACAGCATTAAAACCATTACGGTACCTAAAGATGGCGTACGCTTTTTAGTCGGCCCAGAAGGCGGCTTTACCGACGATGAAATGGCACTAACTAAACAACTAGAATTTGTGGATATTCGCTTAGGCCCGCGCGTTTTACGAACGGAAACAGCCGCTTTAACGGTCTTAAGTGCATTACAACTTCAATTTGGCGATTTAGCTAATTGAAATAACTAAAAGCACCCTCATATAAACAGTAACATTTATAGTAAGGCACAGCGCATGGC of Pseudoalteromonas arctica A 37-1-2 contains these proteins:
- the rsmE gene encoding 16S rRNA (uracil(1498)-N(3))-methyltransferase gives rise to the protein MRVPHIYQTSSIALNTPVTLDDDAAGHIGRVLRMKVGEHVSIFNGEGGEYLSEIIEVTKKTVVVMPLELNPHDVESPLKIHLGQCVSRGDKMDFTIQKSVELGITEITPIFSQRCGVKLMGDRLEKKHQQWQKIAIAAAEQSGRNFVPIIHPPVDLKQWLAQQTNAIKLTLHPRAEHSIKTITVPKDGVRFLVGPEGGFTDDEMALTKQLEFVDIRLGPRVLRTETAALTVLSALQLQFGDLAN